A stretch of DNA from Pseudomonadota bacterium:
GCGCCCCTCGACGACGTCTGGCTGCGCGACAGCGGCCCCATCTTCGTGCGTCGGGCTGATGGCGTGGTCTCCTTCGTTCACTGGGGCTTCAACGCCTGGGGGCAGAAGTTCGACTGGCACCTCGATGACGAGGTGCCAGAGGCCCTGGCGGCGCACCTGGGCGTCGATCACTTCGATGTCGACATCGTGCTCGAGGGCGGCTCCATCGAGACCGACGGTACGGGGCTGGCGCTCACCACGCGCCAGTGCCTGCTCCATCCGGCGCGAAACCCGCACCTGACGCAACGCGAGCTGGAGTCGGCCTTGCGTGACCACCTCGGCTTCACCCGCGGCGTGATCTGGCTCGAGCGCGGCCTCGAGGGCGACCACACCGACGGCCACATCGACACCATTGCCCGCTTTGTACGGCCCGGGGTGGTGGTGGCGTGCACAGCCGAATCGGACGACGCGCAAAACCACGCCGTTCTCGCACAGAACGCGACCGTCATGCGCAACGCCGGTCTCGAGGTGCTCGAGGTGCCGCTGCCCGCCGAACGGCGATGCTTCGAGGGAGAGCGGCTGCCGCTCACCTACGTCAACTTCTGTCTCGTGAACGGTGCCGTGCTGGTTCCGCAGTACGGCGACCGCAACGACGCGCGCGCCCTCGAGGTCATCGGGGCTGCGTTCCCCGACCGCACGGTGCAGGGGCTCGAATCGTCGGCCATCATCACCAGCGGAGGCTCGTTCCACTGTCTCACCCAGCAGCAGCCCCAGGGACCTCTCTGGGTCGGCGGCTGACGGGCCTGGCGCCACAGAAAGGAAGTCATCGTGAAGATTGCGCTCGCCGTCGTCCAGATGTGCATGGCCGACGACCTCGAGACC
This window harbors:
- a CDS encoding agmatine deiminase family protein yields the protein APLDDVWLRDSGPIFVRRADGVVSFVHWGFNAWGQKFDWHLDDEVPEALAAHLGVDHFDVDIVLEGGSIETDGTGLALTTRQCLLHPARNPHLTQRELESALRDHLGFTRGVIWLERGLEGDHTDGHIDTIARFVRPGVVVACTAESDDAQNHAVLAQNATVMRNAGLEVLEVPLPAERRCFEGERLPLTYVNFCLVNGAVLVPQYGDRNDARALEVIGAAFPDRTVQGLESSAIITSGGSFHCLTQQQPQGPLWVGG